Proteins from one Aspergillus nidulans FGSC A4 chromosome VIII genomic window:
- a CDS encoding uncharacterized protein (transcript_id=CADANIAT00001512) → MMNPYISWAIVLVVAGSLGWYYSEVNTKPKTSAKAVLEKTEPVAPAKKQKRKAKKSPEPASAPVSEKPTFEFKAPEEDEIPDEEIDKKELAKRFAAVKNGTSSAQFASGESKSQKKKKSKAAAKLEPNNGERSASRVSTRTSSTTGADADDDLSSAGSPRVNATAAGYVSDMLEAPTPGASVLRVTGNIDSSSQKKKAKPEKFKEVETKKQRQQRQKNEARKQEVKAAEEERRKLLEKQLHTAREAERREATKSVAANAAANAWAPKSTNGTHRSSQSPQPAQVPKVELLDTFEPSSTSTQSPATSQQWNQGLPSEEEQMRILGAGNGEDAWTTVGTKKPKKKGGKTDESEASASESQPVPAAPAPVQPKVKITPTYLPDVLRSNKKGHPLDSDWAA, encoded by the coding sequence ATGATGAACCCATACATCAGCTGGGCCATTGTGCTCGTTGTAGCAGGTAGCCTAGGATGGTACTACAGCGAAGTAAACACCAAACCGAAGACCTCTGCAAAGGCCGTTCTAGAAAAAACAGAACCCGTGGCCCCTgcaaaaaagcaaaagcgAAAGGCGAAGAAATCCCCCGAACCTGCTTCCGCTCCAGTTAGCGAGAAGCCTACATTTGAATTCAAGGCCCccgaggaggatgagattccggatgaggagattgacaagaaggagctggCTAAGCGGTTTGCCGCTGTGAAGAATGGCACTTCATCCGCCCAATTTGCTAGTGGTGAGAGcaagagccagaagaagaagaagagcaaggctgctgctaaGCTCGAGCCCAACAATGGCGAGCGCTCTGCCTCCCGCGTTTCCACCAGGACTTCGTCAACTACcggagctgatgctgatgatgaccTTTCATCCGCTGGTTCCCCTCGGGTGAACGCCACTGCCGCCGGTTATGTCTCTGACATGCTCGAGGCCCCTACTCCTGGCGCCTCCGTCCTCCGGGTGACCGGCAACATTGACTCTAGCtcccagaagaagaaggctaaGCCCGAAAAGTTCAAGGAAGTGGAAACCAAGAAGCAGCGTCAGCAGCGTCAGAAGAACGAAGCCCGGAAGCAAGAAGTTAAGgccgccgaggaggagcgacGAAAGCTACTTgagaagcagcttcacacTGCCCGCGAGGCCGAGCGCCGTGAAGCCACCAAGTCGGTGGCTGCCAACGCCGCTGCCAATGCCTGGGCGCCCAAGTCCACAAACGGCACTCATCGTTCCTCCCAGTCTCCTCAGCCTGCGCAGGTTCCCAAGGTTGAACTGCTGGACACATTTGAGCCTAGTTCAACTTCCACCCAGTCGCCCGCTACATCTCAGCAATGGAACCAAGGGCTCCCttcagaggaggagcagatGCGTATTCTCGGTGCTGGTAACGGCGAGGATGCGTGGACCACAGTTGGTACCAAGAAacccaagaagaagggcggaAAGACGGATGAAAGCGAAGCGAGCGCTTCTgaaagccagccagttcctGCCGCCCCAGCTCCTGTTCAGCCCAAGGTCAAGATAACGCCGACCTACCTCCCTGACGTCCTTCGATCCAACAAAAAGGGACACCCTCTCGACTCCGACTGGGCTGCTTAA
- a CDS encoding polysaccharide lyase family 1 protein (transcript_id=CADANIAT00001517): MPKTHQESSRVVAIMKKYLLSLLAAVTYTTAQSVSGSAEGFASGVTGGGGATPVYPADTAELESLLSSEGEQVIVLTKTYDFTGTSATGTACYSWGTGEGCQLILQDDCGDTPSTTVTYDAAGKTPIPVASDKTLLGVGSEGVIKGKGLSFTDNVSNIIVQNIKITELNPEYVWGGDALTFDGSSNICIDHVETSLIGRVHYVFGYNPNSGITLSNNFINGETTYSTSCDGYQYWGLELVGKNDSITFKGNYLYKTSGRSPALSGSTKFHACNNVWSDNNGHAIEGNEKGQGLFEGNVFQEVATVVSSTFWEAGDLFLSSADGTGNDACASYIGRNCASSIYMNDGGDYTSYTDVSWLGDWSGLTIAECAEAREIEGTVPTSAGNTL, from the exons ATGCCTAAAACACACCAAGAATCAAGCAGAGTCGTCGCAATCATGAAAAAAtaccttctctcccttctcgctgCGGTGACCTACACCACCGCGCAGTCCGTTTCTGGATCTGCTGAGGGCTTCGCCTCAGGCGTcaccggcggcggcggcgcaacCCCCGTTTATCCTGCTGACACGGCCGAGCTCGAGAGCCTTCTCTCCAGCGAAGGGGAGCAGGTAATCGTGCTCACAAAGACCTACGACTTCACCGGCACTTCTGCTACCGGCACAGCATGCTACTCGTGGGGTACCGGAGAAGGGTGCCAGCTAATCCTGCAGGACGACTGCGGCGACACCCCCAGCACCACAGTGACGTATGATGCGGCCGGTAAAACCCCGATCCCCGTTGCTTCAGACAAGACGCTGTTGGGTGTGGGCAGTGAAGGTgtgatcaagggcaagggtcTGAGCTTCACGGACAACGTGAGCAACATTATTGTGCAGAACATCAAGATCACGGAACTGAACCCGGAGTATGTGTGGGGTGGAGATGCGTTGACCTTTGACGGGTCAAGTAACATCTGCATTGATCATGTCGAG ACGTCCCTTATCGGCCGCGTCCACTATGTCTTCGGCTACAATCCGAACAGCGGCATCACCTTGTCgaacaacttcatcaacgGCGAAACTACCTACTCTACCAGCTGCGACGGATACCAATACTGGGGCTTGGAGCTAGTCGGCAAGAACGACTCCATCACATTCAAAG gaaaCTATCTCTACAAAACCTCCGGCCGCAGCCCTGCCCTTAGCGGAAGCACCAAGTTCCACGCTTGCAACAACGTCTGGTCCGACAACAACGGCCACGCGATCGAAGGTAACGAAAAAGGGCAAGGTTTGTTCGAAGGAAATGTCTTCCAGGAAGTGGCTACAGTGGTCTCGTCAACTTTCTGGGAAGCTGGGGATCTGTTCCTATCGTCCGCTGATGGAACTGGCAATGATGCCTGCGCAAGCTACATTGGCCGCAACTGTGCATCCAGCATTTACATGAACGACGGCGGCGATTACACCAGTTATACCGATGTTAGCTGGCTGGGTGATTGGTCTGGTTTGACCATTGCGGAGTGTGCAGAGGCGAGAGAGATTGAGGGCACTGTGCCAACGAGTGCTGGAAACACGCTCTAG
- a CDS encoding uncharacterized protein (transcript_id=CADANIAT00001515): MDEAFRWPMRRPSGRYPGRRGPASRNGKEDEIRTDTGLIHDDDHAAGLPQDTGTLRCQELGSCTWIPVAGTAIQLGEDYLRSTRHIKFAGSGIIHILSWASSWSILFRPASYCFVLWLHGWTTHCGILSCIIQ; this comes from the exons ATGGACGAAGCCTTCCGATGGCCTATGCGCAG GCCCTCCGGTCGATACCCGGGCA GGAGAGGTCCTGCGAGCAGaaatggaaaagaagacgagatACGAACAGACACCGGTCTGATTCATGACGACGATCATGCTGCTGGCTTGCCCCAAGACACGGGGACTCTGCGTTGCCAAGAGCTCGGGTCGTGCACCTGGATTCCAGTTGCAGGCACTGCCATTCAATTGGGGGAGGATTATCTGCGCTCAACGCGGCATATTAAGTTTGCTGGGAGCGGCATTATTCACATCTTGTCTTGGGCTTCCTCCTGGTCCATCCTGTTTCGTCCTGCTTCGTACTGCTTCGTACTGTGGCTCCACGGCTGGACAACTCACTGCGGTATTCTGTCGTGTATCATTCAATAA
- a CDS encoding uncharacterized protein (transcript_id=CADANIAT00001518): protein MAKPKRVAIIGAGPSGLVTAKTLLRNFPPGTFSAVIFEKKPRIGGLWAVDYPSTPYLLRPTPHFSHDYELHCRKQYQGRALVNPWMRTNLSRFSVAFSDLAWETALGDAVPLFPYAWEVRKYLEKYAETYIPKECFKLGKRVLSVTRRGTEIRAKDWAVWEMWRGPSSGHFGSPSIPLIPGLEDISSVHSSELQSPDDIGRLLEKSPKSGKLVVVGGSMSGVETATSLALHLSSLSFRPGSSAQQHNYEVWHVGPGPYWVLPTYLPHNYAKDTEGDAMPFVPLDLSLYDIARRPLGMTGIAFGPTSQDQNRKRNQFFRDMLGEEYSKVGSFHLGDNQGREIQRSPWVGIADHYAEFVRSGAIKTLAGRASSFTNESGLETLNIDTSAGMVRLTEIAAVVMATGFKPSGSLSFLPDDVLSTLEYSKDDHFLPLVLDSMSSAHSEIPDLGFVGFYRGAFWGPAELQAQSLAQTWAAADLENGVSASLSEEEKRSRDGERQQVRDFRDVRPTSLRGQFPLGDYVGLMESFARRLHRSRFPLGISPDANIRTTGPVVPARYALIDHGTLFEYPTLKEVEITMKALKSTLLPDPGQASVTTTAAIFRALHGNWGFERIVSHAGGEDIKSCGKTTFYPRYPSSPMYEAEYLCKEDANDGAAMKTAISVYRHLNTFRFPGQAGISVWFVDGKSCPNSATEFALKLQVEPMGKVTDSGEILVRAVAICESAAKEHTYEFYFDRVAISNWCHRVVWSAKSRDRRQTTWYSRPNDD, encoded by the exons ATGGCAAAGCCCAAGCGAGTCGCCATAATTG GCGCCGGACCTTCTGGCCTCGTAACGGCAAAGACGCTTCTACGGAACTTTCCACCCGGTACTTTCAGTGCTGTCATCTTCGAAAAGAAACCTCGAATTGGCGGCCTCTGGGCTGTGGATTACCCATCGACACCCTACCTCTTGAGGCCCACTCCGCACTTTTCGCATGATTATGAGCTTCACTGTAGGAAACAATATCAAGGCCGAGCACTGGTAAATCCCTGGATGCGAACAAATCTAAGCCGCTTCTCTGTTGCGTTTTCCGACCTGGCGTGGGAGACAGCCTTGGGCGATGCGGTTCCTCTGTTTCCGTACGCTTGGGAGGTGAGGAAATATCTTGAGAAGTATGCCGAAACATATATCCCTAAAGAGTGCTTTaagctggggaagagagtCTTAAGCGTGACAAGGAGAGGAACAGAGATAAGGGCCAAGGACTGGGCTGTTTGGGAG atgTGGAGAGGCCCCT CGTCTGGGCATTTTGGCAGTCCGAGCATACCACTCATACCTGGACTAGAGGACATTTCCTCGGTTCACAGCTCAGAACTACAGAGTCCGGACGATATAGGTCGTCTACTTGAGAAGTCTCCTAAGAGTGGAAAGCTGGTTGTTGTTGGCGGTAGCATGTCTGGGGTTGAAACTGCGACGTCGCTTGCTCTTCACTTATCGTCTTTGAGTTTTCGGCCGGGCTCTTCTGCTCAACAGCATAATTATGAAGTGTGGCATGTTGGGCCTGGGCCGTACTGGGTCTTACCTACTTATCTCCCACACAACTATGCCAAAGATACCGAAGGAGACGCAATGCCTTTTGTCCCCCTCGATCTATCGCTATACGATATAGCCCGCCGCCCACTCGGTATGACTGGCATCGCGTTTGGCCCAACCTCCCAAGACCAGAATCGCAAGAGAAATCAGTTCTTCAGGGATATGCTTGGGGAGGAATATAGCAAGGTGGGCTCGTTTCATCTCGGTGATaatcaaggaagagaaattCAGCGGTCGCCGTGGGTTGGGATAGCTGACCATTACGCTGAGTTCGTTCGGTCTGGCGCCATAAAAACTCTGGCGGGCAGGGCTTCTTCATTTACCAATGAGTCTGGCCTTGAAACATTAAATATTGATACATCCGCTGGCATGGTGCGTCTCACCGAAATTGCTGCTGTCGTAATGGCCACAGGGTTCAAGCCCTCTGGATCTCTCTCGTTCTTACCAGACGACGTTCTTTCGACCCTCGAATACTCCAAAGATGACCATTTTCTGCCTCTTGTTCTGGATAGCATGAGCAGTGCCCATAGTGAGATCCCAGACCTCGGCTTCGTTGGTTTCTACCGCGGGGCCTTTTGGGGCCCTGCGGAGTTACAGGCCCAGAGCCTCGCTCAGACTTGGGCGGCGGCTGATTTGGAGAACGGGGTATCAGCATCGCTatctgaggaagagaagcgctCTAGAGATGGCGAGCGACAACAGGTCCGAGACTTCAGAGATGTCCGACCTACTAGCCTCCGCGGCCAGTTTCCCCTGGGCGACTATGTGGGGTTAATGGAATCGTTTGCGAGACGGTTGCACCGCTCCAGGTTTCCTCTTGGGATAAGCCCTGATGCGAATATACGGACAACCGGCCCGGTTGTGCCTGCTCGTTATGCGCTAATTGACCATGGTACACTCTTTGAGTATCCGACTTTAAAGGAAGTGGAAATAACTATGAAAGCTCTAAAGAGTACTCTCCTACCAGATCCTGGTCAAGCATCGGTGACTACGACAGCAGCCATTTTTAGGGCTTTGCATGGTAATTGGGGGTTTGAGAGAATAGTTTCTCATGCAGGTGGTGAGGACATTAAGTCATGCGGAAAGACAACCTTCTACCCTCGCTACCCGTCAAGTCCGATGTATGAGGCAGAGTATCTCTGCAAGGAAGATGCAAATGACGGTGCAGCAATGAAGACAGCCATATCAGTTTACCGCCATCTCAACACTTTCAGGTTTCCAGGGCAAGCCGGGATTAGCGTGTGGTTTGTAGACGGAAAGTCGTGTCCGAACTCAGCTACCGAGTTTGCGTTGAAGCTGCAAGTCGAACCAATGGGAAAAGTGACGGATTCAGGAGAGATCCTTGTTAGAGCTGTGGCCATTTGTGAGTCAGCCGCGAAAGAACATACCTATGAATTCTATTTCGATCGTGTTGCTATCAGCAATTGGTGTCATCGAGTGGTTTGGTCTGCTAAGAGCAGGGATCGCCGGCAAACGACGTGGTACAGCAGACCAAATGACGATTAG
- a CDS encoding putative nucleoside hydrolase (transcript_id=CADANIAT00001513), which produces MAPKKIIIDTDPGIDDILALLLAFSQKAEDVEVLLVSLTFGNVEVKSCLRNVVSMFHILEREMKWRHENGKPEGFDALRAHPPIVALGAEDPLDDQKMLADYFHGIDGLGGIHGSHPHLTPQDAWEHLFDPTHEPVELEPVPSGSGAHRSFIPSKRPAHEEMLRILRENDPDTVTIVAVGPLTNLAVASAADPEAFLRAKEVVVMGGAVHEPGNVTPVAEFNAYADAFAAARVYALTSPSPKSTLPFCKSLPDLPPSLSKQLTVKIFPLDITSRHSINRGQFRKATAPLVEAGSPLAEWSTAFMAHTFATVERLHANQVGDAAELSLHDPVCVWYALTAEDEGWKPSEKSPEDIRIETTGQWTRGACIIDRRDRHPVEGEEESSSDHGLWLSSKAGNRIWRMDESPVEDNFGTVLIEQLFI; this is translated from the exons ATGGCGCCCAAGAAAATCATTATCGACACTGACCCG GGAATCGACGATATCCTCGCTCTTTTGCTGGCTTTTTCCCAGAAGGCAGAGGACGTTGAAGTCCTGTTAGTTTCTCTGACGTTCGGAAATGTCGAGGTGAAGAG CTGTTTACGCAATGTTGTCTCCATGTTCCACATCCTCGAGAGGGAGATGAAGTGGCGCCATGAGAACGGTAAGCCTGAGGGCTTTGACGCATTGCGGGCTCATCCCCCGATTGTCGCACTCGGCGCAGAGGATCCTCTCGATGATCAGAAGATGCTCGCAGACTACTTCC ATGGTATTGATGGCTTGGGTGGAATCCATGGTAGC CATCCGCATTTGACTCCCCAAGATGCATGGGAGCATCTTTTCGACCCAACTCACGAGCCTGTTGAGCTGGAACCTGTACCATCTGGCTCTGGAGCACACCGGTCATTTATCCCTTCGAAGCGTCCTGCGCACGAAGAGATGCTCCGCATTTTGCGCGAAAATGACCCGGACACCGTCACCATTGTCGCTGTCGGACCACTCACCAACCTGGCCgtggcttctgctgctgacccAGAGGCATTTCTACGTGCCAAGGAAGTCGTCGTCATGGGCGGAGCCGTTCATGAACCTGGAAAT GTAACGCCTGTTGCCGAGTTTAACGCATATGCCGACGCATTCGCCGCCGCCCGGGTATATGCCCTcacttcgccttctcccaAGAGCACCCTACCTTTCTGCAAGAGTCTACCGGATCTCCCACCCAGCCTCAGCAAGCAGCTTACAGTCAAGATCTTCCCTCTGGACATCACGTCAAGGCACAGTATCAACCGCGGTCAGTTCCGAAAAGCAACAGCCCCTCTGGTAGAGGCTGGCTCACCGCTTGCTGAGTGGTCTACCGCATTCATGGCGCACACATTCGCCACCGTTGAAAGACTACATGCGAACCAGGTCGGAGATGCTGCGGAACTCAGTCTTCACGATCCAGTGTGTGTATGGTATGCTCTGActgccgaggacgagggctggAAGCCGTCCGAGAAATCTCCCGAGGATATCAGGATCGAGACCACTGGTCAGTGGACGCGGGGAGCGTGTATAATTGACCGCCGTGACCGGCATCCCGtcgagggggaggaggaaagcTCGAGCGACCACGGTTTATGGCTGAGTTCGAAAGCCGGAAACCGGATCTGGAGGATGGACGAGTCTCCAGTGGAGGATAACTTTGGGACGGTTCTTATCGAGCAGCTATTCATTTGA
- a CDS encoding uncharacterized protein (transcript_id=CADANIAT00001516): MARFRTIQRKKCARSIASEDPWKVDTPFGPPRISHLHVPGGIRRIQNTFAKLTPAARAERELLRQKNMCKVPLTERNMDTFVTRQEFAEACYPNRHSNEVQVVAWLERLY; this comes from the coding sequence ATGGCCCGCTTCCGCACTATTCAACGCAAGAAATGCGCTCGGTCTATCGCCTCTGAGGACCCCTGGAAAGTCGATACGCCGTTTGGCCCGCCTCGGATCTCGCACCTTCACGTCCCGGGCGGTATACGAAGGATCCAGAACACCTTCGCCAAGCTGACACCTGCTGCACGCGCCGAACGGGAGCTTTTACGGCAGAAGAATATGTGCAAGGTCCCCCTGACCGAGCGGAATATGGATACCTTTGTCACGCGGCAGGAATTTGCAGAGGCTTGTTATCCGAATCGACATAGTAATGAGGTGCAGGTCGTTGCTTGGCTGGAGCGGCTGTATTGA
- a CDS encoding uncharacterized protein (transcript_id=CADANIAT00001514) yields MSRSRLPPTPSMSGELIVKDQPMVDGADIFALPPAALSPAKVDAAPAPASRKSSRSNPSILFPASPTSPRIDPSPSRNVNPPPQAGFKRPLEDLDLPPPPTRTRKIIQMKPKTDGSPKPAAATAKSAPKINTKAAANGAAGGGSKKKQPSATSAAGRKIARKTAHSLIERRRRSKMNEEFSTLKNMIPACRGHEMHKLAILQASIDYVNYLEKCIQDLKAPGDHEHRPAPPPSLPSAPLSPTSPEFLGDPQGSTYSASVSPEVHPESIPSTSPMYSPRSRIPSSAAALSEIPPSILPSPALGPIRPNERTWILPSLATSPATQSRFSNASSADMDHEASAALLMLNRDLRGSIDSGHGGSASTGSSASVSQEERYKQPERPRKRMSVMDLLIS; encoded by the exons ATGTCACGCTCCCGTCTCCCTCCAACGCCCTCCATGTCTGGAGAGCTCATAGTCAAAGATCAGCCAATGGTTGACGGTGCAGACATCTTCGCACTGCCCCCTGCTGCTCTCAGCCCGGCCAAGGTGGACGCTGCGCCTGCACCTGCAAGTCGCAAATCATCCAGATCGAACCCATCAATACTCTTCCCTGCatctccaacatctccacGAATTGacccgagcccgagccgCAATGTGAATCCGCCGCCGCAGGCCGGTTTCAAGAGACCACTCGAGGATCTAGACCTCCCGCCGCCTCCAACTCGCACCCGCAAGATCATTCAGATGAAGCCAAAGACCGATGGGTCGCCTAAGCCTGCGGCGGCTACAGCCAAATCCGCGCCAAAGATAAACACAAAAGCTGCGGCTAATGGCGCTGCAGGTGGAGGttccaagaagaagcagccgaGTGCTACCAGCGCCGCTGGGCGCAAGATTGCGAGAAAGACGGCGCACAGTTTGATTGAACGTCGTCGGAGGTCGAAAATGAATGAGGAGTTCTCGACGCTGAAGAATATGATCCCGGCCTGCCGGGGCCACGAGATGCATAAACTTGCGATTCTACAG GCTAGCATCGACTACGTCAATTACCTAGAGAAATGCATCCAGGACCTCAAAGCCCCTGGTGACCATGAGCATAGACCTGCACCACCTCCATCCCTTCCTTCCGCCCCTCTGTCACCAACATCCCCCGAATTCCTCGGCGACCCACAAGGCAGTACATACTCTGCCTCAGTGTCACCCGAGGTACATCCCGAAAGCATACCCAGCACTTCGCCAATGTACTCTCCGCGCAGTCGAATTCCCTCTAGTGCAGCTGCTCTATCAGAGATCCCACCATCCATTTTGCCCAGTCCCGCGCTGGGGCCGATCCGCCCGAACGAGCGCACTTGGATACTGCCGTCTCTTGCAACGTCGCCGGCGACTCAGTCTCGTTTCTCGAATGCGTCCTCGGCTGACATGGACCACGAAGCTTCGGCTGCGTTGCTCATGCTGAATAGGGATCTTAGGGGGTCTATCGATTCAGGTCATGGAGGGTCTGCCTCGACgggttcttctgcttccgtCTCCCAGGAGGAGCGGTATAAGCAGCCCGAGCggccgcggaagaggatgagtgTGATGGATTTGTTGATCTCTTAG